The Sulfurihydrogenibium sp. YO3AOP1 genome has a window encoding:
- the glyS gene encoding glycine--tRNA ligase subunit beta, translated as MKSYLLEIGCEELPPKAILTYKEFLKEYAHQTFKDFFIYNSPENIKIYATPRRLAVLIKNLKKKQDNQKITLIGPPYKVAVDSEGKFTKAALSFAEKNNIPLEKLEKITTEKGEYLGATIEKEGESLELFIKHKIPQLFNQFPQLKSMKWNNSDYRFPRPIRWIVSLLDDKVIEFEVASVKTDRFTHLHRFMTKPIGRGERKDINHANDYEEITKLGYIIANFEDRKHSIKTQYEGFARQLNASIIEDDELIDEITCLTEFPVGIVGDFSPEYLTLPKEVIITVCKHHQRYLNFEKDGKLIPKFLAFSNNAVKDRDIVKNGYEKVLRARLEDALFFYKEDLKKKLDDNIEKLKGIQFHEKLGSMYDKVLRNLELALKLADLTGYKDAEKIKRAVMLSKADLLTEMVKEFDELQGIMGMYYSQKQGEEEEISKSIYEHYLPKTAEDNIPETNLGTLLALADKLDTVISFIKIGELPKPSADPFGIRRNAIGIVRLLVEKEIDLDLRKVIDDESILDFILSRLESYLQSKGYKTDIINAVLSLKDGNIYRNYLKVKALSQLRNLPDYENVIMVFKRVGNIIPEDFKFSNVDVNLLVSQPEKELYKKFIEIKDKFKRFIENKDYDKALGLLLELKPYIDRFFDNVMIMVEDEKLKNNRLSLLKEINDLFRNIADFTKLIGG; from the coding sequence ATGAAGTCTTATCTACTTGAAATAGGGTGCGAAGAGCTTCCACCAAAAGCTATATTAACGTACAAAGAATTTTTAAAAGAATACGCACACCAGACATTTAAAGACTTTTTTATTTACAATTCTCCAGAAAACATAAAAATATACGCAACGCCAAGAAGATTAGCAGTCTTAATAAAAAATCTCAAAAAAAAGCAAGATAATCAAAAAATTACATTAATTGGACCTCCATACAAGGTAGCCGTTGACAGCGAAGGTAAATTTACAAAAGCAGCATTATCTTTTGCAGAAAAAAACAATATACCGCTTGAAAAGCTTGAAAAAATCACAACAGAAAAAGGCGAGTACTTAGGAGCCACCATAGAAAAAGAAGGAGAAAGCTTAGAATTATTTATCAAACACAAAATCCCACAGCTGTTTAATCAATTTCCACAGCTTAAATCTATGAAATGGAACAACTCAGATTATAGATTTCCAAGACCAATAAGATGGATAGTGTCTTTGCTAGATGATAAAGTTATAGAATTTGAAGTTGCATCAGTAAAAACAGATAGGTTTACACATCTTCACAGATTTATGACAAAGCCAATTGGAAGAGGAGAAAGAAAAGATATAAACCATGCAAATGACTATGAAGAAATCACAAAGCTTGGATACATAATAGCAAACTTTGAAGACAGAAAACACTCAATTAAAACCCAGTACGAAGGCTTTGCAAGACAGTTAAACGCAAGCATTATAGAAGATGATGAGCTTATCGATGAAATAACATGTTTAACAGAGTTCCCGGTTGGCATAGTAGGAGATTTTTCACCTGAATATCTTACACTTCCAAAAGAAGTTATCATTACAGTTTGCAAGCACCACCAAAGATATCTAAACTTTGAAAAAGATGGAAAGCTAATTCCAAAATTCCTTGCTTTTTCAAACAATGCAGTAAAAGATAGGGATATAGTAAAAAATGGCTATGAAAAAGTTTTAAGAGCAAGATTAGAAGATGCTTTATTCTTCTACAAAGAAGACTTAAAGAAAAAACTTGATGATAATATAGAAAAGCTTAAAGGTATTCAGTTCCATGAAAAGCTTGGCTCTATGTATGACAAAGTATTGAGAAACTTAGAACTTGCTTTAAAATTAGCTGATTTAACCGGATACAAAGATGCTGAAAAAATAAAAAGAGCAGTTATGCTTTCTAAGGCTGATTTACTTACAGAAATGGTAAAAGAGTTTGACGAGCTACAAGGCATAATGGGAATGTATTACAGCCAAAAACAAGGAGAAGAGGAAGAAATATCAAAATCAATCTATGAGCACTACCTTCCAAAAACAGCAGAAGACAACATTCCAGAAACAAACCTTGGAACGCTTCTTGCATTAGCAGACAAACTTGATACTGTAATTTCTTTCATAAAAATTGGAGAGCTTCCAAAACCATCAGCCGACCCATTTGGAATAAGAAGAAACGCAATAGGAATAGTAAGGCTTTTAGTTGAGAAAGAGATAGATTTAGATTTAAGGAAAGTCATAGATGATGAAAGTATTTTAGATTTTATACTGTCAAGATTAGAAAGCTATCTTCAGTCAAAAGGCTACAAGACTGACATCATAAATGCTGTACTATCTCTAAAAGATGGAAATATATACAGAAATTATCTAAAAGTAAAGGCATTATCACAGCTAAGAAACCTACCGGACTATGAAAACGTGATAATGGTATTTAAAAGAGTTGGAAATATCATTCCAGAAGATTTTAAATTTTCAAACGTTGATGTAAACTTATTAGTATCACAGCCAGAAAAAGAACTTTACAAAAAATTTATAGAAATTAAAGATAAATTTAAACGGTTTATTGAAAACAAAGATTACGATAAAGCCTTAGGATTATTGCTTGAATTAAAGCCATACATAGACAGATTTTTTGACAATGTTATGATAATGGTAGAAGATGAAAAACTTAAAAATAACAGACTAAGTCTGCTGAAAGAAATCAACGATTTATTTAGAAATATAGCAGATTTTACAAAATTAATTGGAGGTTAA
- the mtaB gene encoding tRNA (N(6)-L-threonylcarbamoyladenosine(37)-C(2))-methylthiotransferase MtaB, which yields MKLENKGLKVAFATLGCRMNQFETSALEEQFQVKGYSITDFEDVADIYVINTCTVTNDADRTSRKIIRQAKRRNPNAVVVATGCYAQVSPEELAKMEEIDLVIGNSHKTAVFEIVENYINEKFENKVFIENIFRENQFKTFQISTFFEGARPIIKVQEGCNSFCSFCIIPFARGKVRSAKIDEIVNQVKILVDKGFKEIVLTGTQLSQYGYDHKEGTLYDLLKNLVKIENLYRIRLSSMGINELDDKFIDFLTSEEKIAPHFHLSIQSADDKVLRDMKRNYTVKEYMEKVEKIISKRPETAIGTDIITGFPTEDKTAFLNTVKTINNIPFAYIHVFTYSQRDGTTAVKFGDKVLPEEKKERTRILREISYQKNYEFRKRFINKDLEFLIISERDDYKIAVTGNYIHAKIKTEKAINTIIKANLTEIGKEREENTAVEV from the coding sequence ATGAAATTGGAAAATAAAGGTTTGAAGGTAGCTTTTGCAACCCTTGGTTGTAGAATGAACCAATTTGAAACATCTGCATTGGAAGAACAATTTCAAGTAAAAGGTTATAGTATTACAGACTTTGAAGATGTAGCAGATATATATGTAATAAATACATGCACTGTCACGAACGATGCAGATAGAACTTCAAGAAAAATTATAAGACAGGCAAAAAGAAGAAATCCTAATGCAGTTGTAGTTGCTACAGGTTGTTATGCCCAGGTATCTCCAGAAGAGCTTGCAAAGATGGAAGAGATAGACTTGGTTATAGGCAATTCTCATAAAACCGCTGTTTTTGAGATAGTAGAAAATTATATAAATGAAAAATTTGAAAACAAAGTTTTTATAGAAAACATATTTAGAGAAAATCAGTTTAAAACCTTTCAAATCAGTACCTTTTTTGAAGGAGCAAGACCTATAATCAAAGTCCAGGAAGGTTGTAATAGCTTTTGTAGTTTTTGCATCATTCCATTTGCAAGAGGAAAGGTAAGAAGTGCAAAAATAGATGAGATAGTAAATCAAGTTAAAATATTAGTAGACAAAGGATTTAAAGAGATTGTTCTAACAGGAACGCAGCTATCTCAATACGGATACGACCATAAAGAAGGAACCCTTTATGACCTTTTAAAAAATCTTGTCAAGATAGAAAATCTATACAGGATTAGACTTTCATCTATGGGAATAAATGAGCTTGATGATAAATTTATAGACTTTTTAACATCAGAAGAAAAAATAGCACCACACTTTCACCTATCCATCCAGTCAGCAGATGACAAAGTTTTAAGAGATATGAAAAGAAACTATACAGTAAAAGAGTATATGGAAAAAGTAGAAAAGATAATATCAAAAAGACCAGAAACAGCAATTGGAACGGATATAATAACAGGATTTCCAACAGAAGATAAAACGGCATTTTTAAACACTGTAAAGACAATAAATAATATTCCTTTTGCATACATACATGTGTTTACATATTCTCAGAGAGATGGAACAACAGCTGTAAAATTTGGAGATAAAGTCCTTCCAGAAGAAAAGAAAGAAAGGACAAGAATACTCAGAGAGATAAGCTATCAGAAAAACTATGAATTTAGAAAGAGATTTATAAACAAAGATTTGGAATTTTTAATTATCTCTGAAAGAGATGACTATAAAATAGCAGTTACAGGAAATTACATTCATGCAAAAATAAAGACAGAAAAGGCTATCAACACAATAATTAAAGCAAACCTAACAGAAATAGGAAAAGAAAGAGAAGAAAATACAGCAGTAGAGGTATAA
- a CDS encoding glycine--tRNA ligase subunit alpha, protein MTFQDIIMTLQKFWVEKGCILWQPYDIEVGAGTMNPATFLRVLGPEPWNVCYVEPSRRPKDGRYGENPNRLQHYYQFQVILKPTPENPHELYLESLQALGIDLTMHDIRFVEDDWESPTLGAWGLGWEVWLDGMEITQFTYFQQAGSLDLPEISVEITYGLERIATYLQGKDSVYDIVWAEGLTYGDIYKEAERQWSIHNFEVVDVDFLIKTFDMYEQEGYKLISLNLPIPAYDYALKCSHTFNLLDARGALSVNERARYIARVRNLARECAKAFVKHREELGYPLIKRRDDEVLST, encoded by the coding sequence ATGACATTTCAAGATATAATTATGACTCTCCAAAAATTCTGGGTAGAAAAAGGCTGTATTTTATGGCAGCCTTATGACATAGAAGTTGGTGCTGGAACGATGAATCCGGCAACCTTTTTAAGAGTTCTTGGACCTGAGCCTTGGAATGTTTGCTACGTTGAACCATCAAGAAGACCAAAAGACGGAAGATACGGAGAAAATCCAAACAGACTTCAACATTACTATCAATTTCAAGTAATACTAAAACCAACGCCGGAAAATCCACATGAGTTATACCTTGAAAGTTTGCAAGCTCTTGGTATAGACCTTACAATGCATGATATTAGATTTGTTGAAGATGATTGGGAAAGTCCGACACTTGGAGCTTGGGGGCTTGGTTGGGAAGTTTGGCTTGATGGTATGGAAATAACTCAATTCACATACTTCCAGCAAGCAGGAAGCTTAGATTTACCAGAAATTAGCGTAGAAATTACCTACGGACTTGAAAGAATAGCAACCTATTTACAAGGCAAAGATAGTGTTTATGACATAGTTTGGGCAGAAGGTTTAACATACGGAGATATCTATAAAGAAGCAGAAAGACAATGGTCTATTCACAACTTTGAAGTTGTAGATGTAGATTTTCTTATTAAAACCTTTGATATGTATGAACAGGAAGGATATAAACTTATATCTTTAAACCTACCTATCCCGGCTTATGATTATGCTTTAAAATGTTCACATACATTTAACTTGCTTGATGCAAGAGGTGCATTATCTGTTAACGAGAGGGCAAGATATATTGCGAGAGTAAGAAATCTTGCAAGAGAATGTGCAAAAGCATTTGTAAAACACAGAGAAGAGCTTGGATATCCGTTAATAAAAAGGAGAGATGATGAAGTCTTATCTACTTGA